A single Nicotiana tabacum cultivar K326 chromosome 5, ASM71507v2, whole genome shotgun sequence DNA region contains:
- the LOC107801562 gene encoding NADH-ubiquinone oxidoreductase chain 5, which translates to MLIVVTFISSLVHLYSISYMSEDLHIPRIMCYLSIPTFFMPMLVTGDNSLQLFLGWEGVGLASYLLIHFWFTRLRADKAAIKAMLVNRVGDFGLAPGILGCFTLFQTVDFSTIFARASAPRNSWISCNMRLNAITLICILLFIGAVGKSAQIGSHTWSPDAMEGPTPVSALIHAATMVTAGVFMIARCSPLFEYPPSALIVITFAGAMTPFLAATTGILQNDLKRVIAYTVP; encoded by the coding sequence ATGTTAATTGTGGTTACATTCATAAGTAGCTTGGTTCATCTTTATTCCATTTCATATATGTCTGAGGATCTGCATATCCCTCGGATTATGTGTTATTTATCCATTCCTACTTTTTTTATGCCAATGTTGGTGACTGGAGATAACTCTCTTCAATTATTCCTGGGATGGGAGGGAGTAGGTCTTGCTTCATATTTGTTAATTCATTTCTGGTTTACACGACTTCGGGCAGATAAAGCAGCTATAAAAGCTATGCTTGTCAATCGAGTAGGTGATTTTGGATTAGCTCCtgggattttgggttgttttaCTCTATTTCAAACAGTAGACTTTTCAACCATTTTTGCTCGTGCTAGTGCCCCCAGAAATTCTTGGATTTCTTGCAATATGAGATTGAATGCCATAACTCTTATttgtattttactttttattgGTGCTGTTGGAAAATCTGCACAGATAGGATCGCATACTTGGTCACCTGATGCTATGGAGGGTCCCACTCCAGTATCCGCTTTGATTCATGCAGCTACTATGGTAACAGCTGGCGTTTTCATGATAGCAAGGTGCTCCCCTTTATTTGAATACCCACCTTCGGCTTTGATTGTTATTACTTTTGCAGGAGCTATGACGCCATTCCTTGCGGCAACCACTGGAATATTACAGAATGATCTAAAGAGGGTCATAGCttataccgtcccgtag